DNA from Ancylothrix sp. D3o:
CTTTTGCCTTGATGTATGCAGAAGACGGAACTCAGCCCCCAGAAATAATACCTTGGATGTCTAAAGGCAACTTTGCCATGCAAAATGACTGGCCTGGACTTGCCGCTTTAGAGTGTTATTATGACCACCAAACAGGCAATTTAACGGTCAAACATAACGGTGTTTTACTTCTCAAAAGCGAAACTTTTACCCAAGCCGGACGAAATTTAATCAGCGCATTTTTCACCGGCTATTTAGCATCCTTAACCCCCACCGACACCGCAAGGCATCCCCAAAAAGCTCCCCTCTATTTAGTAGGAAATACCAACGGAGAAAGCCGCTACCCCGACCGCGAACCAGTGCATATTTCCCTAGTCAGCCAAGCAACTTTAGACACCATTAGCCAAGCTACAAATCATCCCGCCGATGTCCGCCGGTTTCGTCCTAATTTTGTAATTCAAGGCGTTTCTGCTTGGGAAGAATTTAACTGGATCGGGCAACAATTTCAATTAGGAACAGCAACAATATCCGTTACTGCTCGTATTGGCCGGTGTGTAAATATTGAAGTCAACCCCGAAACCGGCATCCGCGATATTCCCCTCTTTTCCCTATTACCAAAAAAATTTGGCCACGCCCAAACCGGCGTTTTAGCCACAGTTATTAACAGCGGTTCTGTAGCTATTGGCGATTCACTTATTCCAGCCTAATACAAAATTTAAAATCAAAAAAACCCGGTATCTTTAAAAGACCGGGTTTTAAAAACCTTCAACCTCAAATCGCTGAGATATTACTTATCAGTTTTCACACAATTAAGCATCCGCAAAGTAGCCGCCGCCGCATAATTTCTGCGAGTCTCCGTATTCGGATAAAAAGCACTACCCGTTTCATTAAAAGCAGAAGCCACATTGCAATAACCAGACATCCGAGAAATCGTATCCGCAGCCCAATGTCCTGTCGTATCATTGAAAACTTTTGCTTGTTGTTTAGGCGTCAAAGTAGCCGGCAACCCGCGCATTGTTTTACCCTTTTCTGCTGCACGACGCAACACCGCAATCATTTCCGCCCGCGTTACCGTTTGGCTCGGACGAAATGTGCCATCCCCATAGCCGCTAATAATATTATTATCCCGCGCCCATTGAATTTTTGCAGCACTCCACCGGCTTGTTTCCACATCTGGATAAGGACGAGCAGAAACTACTGTGGGGAAACTAACATTTACATTCGGTATCTTAGCCAAAGACTCCACCACCATCGAAACCAATTGCTCACGAGTCAGCGTTTCTTGGGGACGGAAAGTATTATCTTTAAACCCAGCTACAAACCCCGCTGTAACCGCTTGATCAATCTCCGAGGCATACACATCATTTCGGATATCTGCAAACAACGTTCCGCCCGTATTTCCACCCGTATTGCCGCCCGTATTTCCCCCAGTATTACCACCAGGAACGCCACCCAAAACAGTATCGCTGGTAAAATAAACGTGACCTAAAGTTTTATCTTGATAAGTACGTTTTGTTAGCCGCCAACCAGGATTAAGAACCACCTTTGAAAAAGTATTAGAAACCCCAAAAGTGCGACCAATTGTTACCGTAGGGCCATTCGGATCTTTAGCCGGAACACCCACCAAAAGCACATCATTTCCTTCTGGAACTAAACGCAAAGTGTACTGCCAGCCTAAATCTTGATCCGCCATGCGAATAGAATAGCCATTACTATCTACACTGCGGCCACAAATGCCGGTGAAATCAAAATTCAGCAAAAGCGGTTCAACAGTAGCCGGTTGAGCACCACTTTCACTCCAGCAAGCTCTTTGCGTTGAAACTTGCTCAAAAACCAGCAACTTATAAAGATTATTTGGCAGCGGTTGCGCCACGACAATAAATTTATTTTGCTCAACTTCTTTCTTACCAAATAAAACCTGAGCATTGATAGGGCTAAAAGCAGCCAGTGTCGAAAGTGCTGCGGTAGCAAAAGCAACAACTTTAACCCCAAGATTAGTTTTCATGCCATTTACCTCTTTATCTTAAATAATTGACTGTAGTAATAACGAGAGCGGTTCCTCTGCTATGTTTTTATTGTCGCTACAGTCTCTTTAATTTTTAAGAGAATACGGTATAGTTTCCCAACTGTCTAGCCGGTTCTCACCCACACCTGACGAATGGGGTTTGCATTTTCTCCCCATCCTGTTGCGGTTCCCCAACTGTCCACTGGGTAGAGATGTTCCCTCGGAACGTCTACCCACCAGCAACCCCAACCCCAAAAAAATCTATCGTTTACGCCGGCCTAAATCCATCACAACCCCCCCAAACCCAAACCATGAGGGGATTATTTTAGATCAGCCTCCTTCCCCCCCATAAATAAAATCCAGCAAATGTATCACTTGCTGGAAAAATTGGCAGGATTTGTGTTGTTGAAAACTTAAGCGCGGTCAATCATCTCTTTAGCGCTATCTTTCATATCTTCTTTTGCGTGCATAGCGGCTGCTTGTTCTTGTTTGACTTGACCTTCAATTTTATCTTTAGGGTCGCCAGTTATTTCGCTCGCAGCTTCTTGAATTTTTCCTTCTATATTTTTTGCCACCGCAGCGGCTCTTTGTTCAAGGCTCATTAGACTCTCCTGGTGTTTTTTTTCACCGCCTAGAATCATTCAACTTAAACACAGCTTAAATCTTTGTCTGTTTGCTTGCCATCCCCCTTTAGTTTGAAAAACTTTTTCCCCACCTCAGCCAAAAGAAGGACTATTATCTGTAGCGACTTGCTGCAAATCTGCCGCTGTGTTGCAATTAAATAATATCTGCCGGTCAGCTAAAGGCAATTCTTGCACCGGCACCGTTTGCAACCATCCTTGAAAAGACCGGCCCCCTTTTTTAATATACTCCTCCATTAAAACCGTACACCGGCGCCGGTAAAAACCACAAAGCGGTTGCCATCCTCTCTCATCTTTTGGCAAAAAAGCCATCATTTCTTCAGGAGAATTTACCAGATAATTTAACCAACCTTCAAACACATCTAAACGCAAATTAGGCAAATCACAAGCCAACACCAACACCCACTCATACTTACTTTCCACCACATCTAAACCTTGCAAAAGACCAACCAAAGGCCCATGAGTTTCTGTCGAGCCAAAAAGCGGTTCCTCTCGCACAAACTGGCACTCTTTGGGTAAAATTTCTTGGTAGCGTTCCGGCCAAGGCGTAACCACATAAACACTCTCACAAACAGCCGCCGCAATATCAAAACAATGGCGAATCATAGCGATGCCTTTTGGAGCCAGCAAAGCCTTATCTTGACCCATCCGTGAACTTTTCCCACCGGCCAATAACACCGCACTTAAGCTGATATTAGTTTGTGGCATTTCCATAGATTTTTAATCCTCTACCTCAATAAGTTTGTTTCGAGAAGACAAACCGGCTTTGATAGTAATTTGAGATTTGCGTAACTCAAACTTTTCTGCCAAAACCTCAATTAATTCTTGATTCGCTTTCCCATCCACCGGCGGCGATTTCAAATACACAGTTAAACTGCCATCCGCTTCTTCTTGAATTGCTTGTTTTTTAGAATTGGGTTTAACCTTGACTGTAATTATACTCATAGGATTTGCCGCTTACGGTTTCAGCAACAGACGTTTTTATCTTGCTATAGTATAGAACATTGTCAATATTTCGCAATCGGCATTTTCTCTTTCCACCGCCTTAAATGTAAAAGCCTGTGCTAAACTTGCTTTATTCTTTTGCTAATAGAAACCCGCTTTCTTAAACAAACCGGCTTTCTTTAAAACCTCACTTCCTTGAAAAAAAGCGTATTTTAGCTAATTCTGGCATCATGTTATTTCCCACTTACCAATTTTTAATCTTTTTTATCTTAGTTTTTTCCTGTGCTATTTTCTTCAAAAGCAAAGTTTTTACCTATAAACTTTTCTTGCTGGTAGTTAGCCTCATCTTTTATTCTTTCTGGAGTAGTTGGTTTTTGGCACTTCTCATTACAGATATGCTCATCAACTACAGCTTACTCAAACTGCTCTCTGTTAAGCAAACTCACAGAAAATTGATTTTAATTCTCACGATCACACTCAACCTTTTTTATCTCGGAGTCTTTAAATACTTCAACTTCTTTGCTGATTCCTTATTTGCCTTTCTCAATTCTCTTAATCTGCAAACAAGCTTTCCAATAATTCAAATTATTGCTCCCGTTGGCATTTCATTTTATACCTTTAGAATCATTGCTCAATTCCTAGACTGCTACCACTATAAAATTCTCTGCCCAAACCTCATAGATTATAGCATTTATATCAGCTATTTTCCTCAAATTGCCTCCGGGCCCATAGCTAGACCCCTTGAATTTTACCGACAACTTAACAAGCCAACAAAATATAACTATGAAATCGCCGACGTGATTGTTTTAATATTATCAGGCTTATTCAAAAAATACACCCTTTCCAGCTTTTTATTTAACTTTACTCAACTTCCCTTCAGAACACCTCAACAATACTCAAGCCTAGATTTAATACTTGCTAGTTTTGCTTATACCGGCTTAATTTATACTGACTTTAGCGGCTATTCCGACTTATCAAATGGCATCTCTTGCTTACTTGGATTTAAACCAGTTCCTAACTTTAATATGCCTTATCAATCGCGTAGCCTCCAAGAATTTTGGCGCCGGTGGCACATTAGTTTATCCGAATGGTTACGAGATTATTTATATATCCCTTTAGGTGGAAACCGCAAAGGCAAAACTCGTCAACTATTCAACTTATTTTTAACCATGTTAATCGGAGGATTTTGGCATGGGGCCGGTTGGACATTTATTATTTGGGGAAGCTTACACGGAATCGGCTTAATTGTCAATCATCTCTGGAAAGAAACCGCTAAAAAACTTCCTTTCAAGTCTGAAATTTTCGCCAAAATTGCCCCTCTAATTAATTGGTTAATAACATTCCTATTCATTACATTTACCTGGATATTTTTTAACGCCGTAAGCTTAGAAACTGCTGGCCTATTTATCAGCGGTATCTTTACCTCTCCCATCAAAACTATTCAGTTTAACTATTGGCAACTCTACGCCTGTTTAGCCTTAATTTTAGCCCTAAACTTTTATGGCGATAAATTTAGCCATCTCTTTAAACAAACCTTGAACCGCAGCCATATCATCATTCAGATTGCCATAATATCGCTTTGCACCTATACTATTCTCAAATTGGGGCCGAGTACCGTTCCACCATTTATTTATTTCAATTTTTAATCATGTTAAAAGACGGCAAATTTTTACTCATCACTTGTGCAGTTATTCTGACCTTAATTTGGGTAGATTTTCCTTGGTTTCTCAAAAGCTTAGTTTCCCAAAACTTAGCCAACGAAGAAATCAAACAAACCGCAGAAAACATCAAAATTGAAGGATTCAGAAACCAAGAACAACAATTCTGGAACAACATCAAAGAATTGAACTCTGAACCAGAAGAAGAACCCTTACCAGAAACCCCCATTGAAAAAGTCGAAACCACCCCCTCCAAAAAACCAACAAACACGCCCAAAACAACAAAACCACAAAAACCCTACAGAAGATTTTTATTTGTAGGAGACTCAATTATCTATGAAGTAGCCATAGCTACTCAAAACAACTTAATCGCCAAATATAACATCAAAAGCATCAAATTAGATTATAAAATATCCACCGGCCTAAATCGAATTGACTTCTATAACTGGTATGATCGCACCAGCAAACTCCTCAAAACTTATAAACCAGATGTATTAGTAGTAATGTTTGGAGGAAACGACGACCAAGACATCAGAGACTTTAGCGGAAAATACAGAACAGCACTCACAGAACCTTGGAAAAAAGCCTACCAGCAAAGAGTAGACAAATACGCCAAATTAATCAGCGCCTCCTCTGTCAGAAAAGTTTATTGGATCGGCCAACCAATCACCAGCAGAACTCGTTACAACACCTTTTTCCCCATCTTCAATCAAATTTATAAACAAGTCAGCCAAAATTACCCCAAAATCGAATTTATCTCAACTTGGGAAATTCTCTCAGTCAAGGGAAAATTTGCCCCCATACTCCCCAACAAAACCGGCAGAAAAGGCTACATCAAAACCGCTGACGGAGTACATTTTACCCCACATGGTGCCGGTATAGTAGCAGACACACTAATCGGGGAAATGCAAAAAGACAAAATCCTCAAAACACCCCCCCAAAAAAAGTAAAAATTACTGCAAAAACTTCGCCCACAAAGGAATAACAGAAGCCGAACCATACCACAAACCAACCCGTCGAGGAGAATGCAAAACCCCATCCAAAATTAAATTTTCCGCCCCCTCCAAATGAGCAGCCTCAATAGGAGTAATACCATCCCCCCAACAATTTCCCACACCCACCGTCAAAGAATAACTATTGTAAGCCAACAAAGCCCCCGGACGACGCGCCCCAAACATCCCCTTACCAGCAACACAAATATAGCGAACACTCTGATAAAAAGCCCCCGGATAATTATCATTAACAAAATCCAAATTTTTCCGAGTCCAGCGCTCATACTTGCTAAAATGAGGAGTACCCAAAGTCACCAAACTAGCCACACAAGAAAAAGCCCCCCATAACCCCGCATCTTCCAAAACATCCCCATGAATAACATAAGGCTTTTCTCCCATATAAATCCGCGAAATCCAACCCCCAGCCGAATGACCAATTAAATTAACTTTTTCACTTCCAGACTCTTGCAAAACCCCCTTAACCGTTGCATCAAGTTTCCGCAAAACCGGCACCAAAGACCGGCCCCCCACAGTCGGCCACCAATCACGCCGGGTTAACGGTACAGTCACAGTCGGAAACCCCA
Protein-coding regions in this window:
- a CDS encoding MOSC domain-containing protein is translated as MTSATVQQIFTYPIKGLTPHPTEKVILKIQHGITGDRAFALMYAEDGTQPPEIIPWMSKGNFAMQNDWPGLAALECYYDHQTGNLTVKHNGVLLLKSETFTQAGRNLISAFFTGYLASLTPTDTARHPQKAPLYLVGNTNGESRYPDREPVHISLVSQATLDTISQATNHPADVRRFRPNFVIQGVSAWEEFNWIGQQFQLGTATISVTARIGRCVNIEVNPETGIRDIPLFSLLPKKFGHAQTGVLATVINSGSVAIGDSLIPA
- a CDS encoding DUF3747 domain-containing protein; its protein translation is MKTNLGVKVVAFATAALSTLAAFSPINAQVLFGKKEVEQNKFIVVAQPLPNNLYKLLVFEQVSTQRACWSESGAQPATVEPLLLNFDFTGICGRSVDSNGYSIRMADQDLGWQYTLRLVPEGNDVLLVGVPAKDPNGPTVTIGRTFGVSNTFSKVVLNPGWRLTKRTYQDKTLGHVYFTSDTVLGGVPGGNTGGNTGGNTGGNTGGTLFADIRNDVYASEIDQAVTAGFVAGFKDNTFRPQETLTREQLVSMVVESLAKIPNVNVSFPTVVSARPYPDVETSRWSAAKIQWARDNNIISGYGDGTFRPSQTVTRAEMIAVLRRAAEKGKTMRGLPATLTPKQQAKVFNDTTGHWAADTISRMSGYCNVASAFNETGSAFYPNTETRRNYAAAATLRMLNCVKTDK
- a CDS encoding CsbD family protein — its product is MSLEQRAAAVAKNIEGKIQEAASEITGDPKDKIEGQVKQEQAAAMHAKEDMKDSAKEMIDRA
- a CDS encoding molybdenum cofactor guanylyltransferase, yielding MPQTNISLSAVLLAGGKSSRMGQDKALLAPKGIAMIRHCFDIAAAVCESVYVVTPWPERYQEILPKECQFVREEPLFGSTETHGPLVGLLQGLDVVESKYEWVLVLACDLPNLRLDVFEGWLNYLVNSPEEMMAFLPKDERGWQPLCGFYRRRCTVLMEEYIKKGGRSFQGWLQTVPVQELPLADRQILFNCNTAADLQQVATDNSPSFG
- a CDS encoding DUF167 domain-containing protein, with product MSIITVKVKPNSKKQAIQEEADGSLTVYLKSPPVDGKANQELIEVLAEKFELRKSQITIKAGLSSRNKLIEVED
- a CDS encoding MBOAT family protein translates to MALLITDMLINYSLLKLLSVKQTHRKLILILTITLNLFYLGVFKYFNFFADSLFAFLNSLNLQTSFPIIQIIAPVGISFYTFRIIAQFLDCYHYKILCPNLIDYSIYISYFPQIASGPIARPLEFYRQLNKPTKYNYEIADVIVLILSGLFKKYTLSSFLFNFTQLPFRTPQQYSSLDLILASFAYTGLIYTDFSGYSDLSNGISCLLGFKPVPNFNMPYQSRSLQEFWRRWHISLSEWLRDYLYIPLGGNRKGKTRQLFNLFLTMLIGGFWHGAGWTFIIWGSLHGIGLIVNHLWKETAKKLPFKSEIFAKIAPLINWLITFLFITFTWIFFNAVSLETAGLFISGIFTSPIKTIQFNYWQLYACLALILALNFYGDKFSHLFKQTLNRSHIIIQIAIISLCTYTILKLGPSTVPPFIYFNF
- a CDS encoding DUF459 domain-containing protein; this translates as MLKDGKFLLITCAVILTLIWVDFPWFLKSLVSQNLANEEIKQTAENIKIEGFRNQEQQFWNNIKELNSEPEEEPLPETPIEKVETTPSKKPTNTPKTTKPQKPYRRFLFVGDSIIYEVAIATQNNLIAKYNIKSIKLDYKISTGLNRIDFYNWYDRTSKLLKTYKPDVLVVMFGGNDDQDIRDFSGKYRTALTEPWKKAYQQRVDKYAKLISASSVRKVYWIGQPITSRTRYNTFFPIFNQIYKQVSQNYPKIEFISTWEILSVKGKFAPILPNKTGRKGYIKTADGVHFTPHGAGIVADTLIGEMQKDKILKTPPQKK
- a CDS encoding triacylglycerol lipase: MVFPIVILPGFFAGASEYREMQDCLIDLGFPTVTVPLTRRDWWPTVGGRSLVPVLRKLDATVKGVLQESGSEKVNLIGHSAGGWISRIYMGEKPYVIHGDVLEDAGLWGAFSCVASLVTLGTPHFSKYERWTRKNLDFVNDNYPGAFYQSVRYICVAGKGMFGARRPGALLAYNSYSLTVGVGNCWGDGITPIEAAHLEGAENLILDGVLHSPRRVGLWYGSASVIPLWAKFLQ